CTACTGCTGCAGCCGATAATCGTAATGGAGGGAAGGCCCCATTACGAGGTCCTGTGCATTGCCAACTTCAGCTCtgccgaggaggtgcgccTTGCATACAAGTCGCTCGTCCTCAAGTACCACCCCGACAAGAACTTGGGCGACCCAACAGCGGCGGAGCGCTTCCGCGCAGTGTGCCGCGCTTACGAAGTGCTTTCGAATGAAGAAACGAAACGCAAGTACGACCTCGCACTGCGCGCTGCCCTATTCGAGTATGGCCCGCGCGCTAGTGGCAAAACCGGCGGCCATGGAGGTGCCAATCCGTACTCCATGAAGGCCCCCTCTATGTCGGATATTTACAGAGAACTGTACCAGCGACAAGCCGCGCGGGCTAGCACACGCAACCGcacctcgtcggcgccgccgcaaagTGGCAAGGCATCTACCTCGCAGTACAccaaggcgcagcaggagcactTTcgcaagcgagagagggagcggcaacaggagctgcgccgtcagagggagagggagaggaaggagcagcgcgatcgagagcgggaggcgctgcgcagggAGCAAGAGCGGCAAGAagagctgcttcagcagcggtggcgcctgcagcagcagcaacagaagGTGTACCCCACGCGCGGATCAACACGCATCACAAGCACAGCTGGTGCTGCATCACTGTCGACTGGCACAACTAGCGACCCCGCAGCCCACATCGACGACGTTAACGGCGTCTCGCCTCGCATGCGACGTGGATCCCCACGCGCGACGACGGAGGGGGTGCGTAGCGGCATTGAAAGCCATGCGCCGAACACGGTGCTCCTTggcacgccggcgcggctgACAATGTTGGCCCGCAATGGCGTCGCTACCACACCGCGAACGTTCCGGGCGTACTCGCCATTATCTCTGTCGCCACGGCCGGCCGCCAAGCCTCGTTGTGCCGAGGCCGGCGCGCCTGGTgagccgccgtcgtcatccgcgtggcgggaggaggagacaatggacgcggaggcggtggagggtgGGCTGTCGACAGGCTGGTACACGCCCCTCAACGCACTCGTGAACAGCGGCGACctggaggagggagcggcCCActacagcagctgcgccggctcacCCGTTGGTGCTGAGGAGCAGGCGATGGCGCAGTCGGCGGGCGTAAATCGGGCCTTCCGCACGGGGAGTGCACCGCTTTTGCGACCTGCGTCTGGCGTTGCACGCGCCAGTGGCGTAGATGCACGgtcggcggcgtctgctCAGCCGAGCACCcgcaacacgcacaccacgTCTGAGGACTGTAGCGAAGATGGCACTGCGGCTGGCTGCGGAGACGACGGTCACCGCACGCCGTCCTCGTACCGTCCGGCGACGCGCATCACGACGGTGAACCGAGTCGCGATGCCGTCCGCGTCTTCCACGGCCACAACACCACGCCACTGGGGAACACCTCGCAGCTTCACGAACTttcacgcagcagcggcagcgtcaccggTTTCCTtggccgcgtcgccgcgggGCCAGCCGATCACTCCGCGTTGTAGCAGCAGTGCGCAGATGACGGCAAACGGCCGCAGCCATAGCTCGTCTGCCGGAGCAGCATCGACTGAGGCCAGGGCAAGCCAATCCTTGCAtaagagcagcagcatcaacGGCGccaccagccgcagcgaccccgtgcgcgcctccttcctccACCGAGTGCGCCCCATGCCGAGTCTAGCGGACAAGGACAAGGAGGTGCTAGACAAGAAGCGGCGAGAGCGActggcgaaggagaaggagaggcagCGATCAGTTCGACTcgctgaggaggagcgccAGTTTCGTCGACTCGCTCGCGCGGCAAAGCATCAGCGCGAgaacgctgccgccatctctgctgccgcggcagctgcgaagGCGGAGGTAGAGGAGCCGCTGTCCTTTGAGAAAGAGCTGGAGTACCTCGTGCATGACGAGGCGAGTGAGCGGGAGCAGCTGATCGAGCGAGAGGAACAGCTCGCGTGGCGCCGCCTACATCGCCAACAAGCGAAAGTGATTCAGGCTGTCTTggtgcgacgccgcctcgccgcgctcACGACGGAGGAGATGGCGTGGCGCAACGGTTTGCTGCAAGTGTGCTGGGTAGAGCGCGACCGCTCCTTCTTGTGCTTCTACGAGCGACTCGACCGCCTGTACCTCGAGGGCCGCGAGGGGCGTGATAGGCGTCAGCTGGTTGGCCGCGAGGCAGCTGACAGATACCATGTACGTCGGGCCTCACAGCGGCGCTCCTCCATGGCAACTGAGgaggcgtcgcagcggcgccagctcTCCGGTAGCGCCGTGCAGGCGGTTCTTGGCCAGGGCGTGCCAGCCACAGAGGCGGTGGATTGCGCGTCCTCCcccgccgcggaggcgaaaGCCCGCCGCAGCCCTTTCCCCAGCGTTTACGATGATGCTGCTCAGCTCGAGCATCGGTGTGATGCCGGCGTGAGGCTCGCGGGGAACCAACCGTGGCACCAGCAACAGTCGGAataccagcagcagcacacggcCGAGTGGCTGCCCCCCGCGGCACTCGCTGCTCAGACCACTAGCGCACTGGACGCGAAGAGAGGCCGCGCCAGGAGCGCTgtcagcaccaccgccgtgaCGGATATCTCTACGACTGGGCATCTGGAATCTTTCCTTTCGGCGACCGgcacgctggaggcggcgcccgCGATGGCGGACAGGCTGTCGGGCGGTAGTGCCTTTGCAAGGGCATCTGCGCAAGCGAGCCCGTACGCATCCCCCAAGAAACGCAGCTCGTTGGACTCGTCGAGCAGCACAGATTGccctgccgtcgccgtcaccacctccgccaaTGGCGAGACAAAGATGTTACTGGCTGGTGCGGAGCGGCGCCTACTGATGCTCGTCAGCGACGAGTCTCGCCAACGCAGTCTGCttgtgaagcagcagcaacaagaggagatggcgctgcgtcgtcggcgcgccATGGCCCTACATTGTGTCTTTGccaaggagaaggagaatGCTGtcaagcacgcgcagcgtTGTGCGCTGGTGGAGATAACCGCGCTCagggcgcagctgcgcacgttGCAGCGGCAAACGAGACGCTCCTCGTCTCCACGCAGTATGGAGGGCGGTTCctctgccgcggccgccagcgccgcttccgGTTCCCCTGCCAATTCCGTATCGTGGAAGATGGAGCCCTCGGCAGTGTCGCGCCACGGCTCGCCACTGCCTATGCTGCCTCGGCCCACCtccgaagccgccgccgcagcgtgtgCATCATCGCCCGAcacggcgcgtgcgcttTCGGTTGCGAGTATcctcacagccgcagcggcgctgagcgGCTGGACGGCATTGCCGGACTCAGATGGGGAGGAGGATTAGGTACTACAGGAGGTCGGTGCAGTTAGCTTCTGCACGTATGACGGCAACGCGAAGAATGCCTTCTCTGAGCTGCTCCCTTCCGATCgcttttttcgttttttttttttcaaaaTCTGTATTTCGGCGGCACCACAGCCCCATCTCTccgcccacacacccacacctgGACACAAATATTTGGATACCGCAGACGTGAAGCGTTGTCCCTTGCTTGGACCTTCTTCACACCCTCTTTCCTGCCTGGCGTTCTTGTTCCCTCTCcttcactctctctccccctttttgtttcttgttCTCTCTTATGTACTGTGAACACGTTCTCTTCGTTGTCTTCTTCGCTTGTCAGTTTTAGAGTTTATTGTGAGCCGCCTCGACTTCTTTCCTTGGgcggttgtgtgtgtgtgcgtgtacctctctccttccctctccctcttctcgctCCCTCATCGTGCGTGCCGTGTGTCGTATACGCACGAGCGTGCCTCGGGACAGAGTGTTCtcatgcatgcgtgcgctcgtgtgcatgtgtgtatgtgtgtgtcggccGACGCGTGTGACGCACTCTCTCGCCACcgtcatttttttttttcgtcgacccttttcctctctgtctcttgAGGTCTCCGTCCTCCCTCTTGTCACCCGTTGCCTCTGCCAGATGCTTCTCGTCCTCTGTCGGTTGCCCTTCCGCCGCCCGCTTCTCTCCTTCGTCGGCCCTCACTCACCAAATGCCGCATGTAGGCGTTCAGTCGTGTTTGTTCGCTGGCGCACAGCTCCTCTCTGACGGACTGCCGCCTCTCGtgcgtctctccccctctctttgcgtgtgtgctgcgctgccacgccAGCAGGACGAAACAGGAGAACACGTACTCGAAGGCGCCCGCGACACGCATGCACTTCAGCCAGATATGAtgggggagaagggagagggcagaCGGGCGCTGAATGCACCTGCAAATCATTAGGTGCTCCCTCTCGCGTGTGCTGCGAACGGGTGGGGTCAGGGGGAACAAAGGCCTACGCCCTTGCTATGCTCGACTGGTGCAGCATTCCACTTTTCAGAGACTGTGTGTGGGTGATCCTGTGCGTTTGTAtaaaaaagggaagggagcgCGAGGGCGAGCACATTTTTCCTTAATTTTTACCTTCATGATACCGGCCGCCTCATCGTGATGTCATGATCCAGTGCCCACTCGTTGTGATAATGCCGAGCAGCCTGCAGCATGCCctctggtgcggctgcgggctCTCTGGCGCCGGTGGACAGGGCTtggctggcgctgtgccgaagAGACGTATAGCCATGCTCACGCCTGGACCAGCCCACTACGAGTCCTGCCCGCGTATTCAGCACGTACATGCATCCACCATCTCTTCTCCTGCTATTACTGCGCTGCGGTGATGTCGTGCGTAGTTCTGGGCCTCGGCTGCTGTGTATGCGCAGTAGAATGGCAGTGGGCTGGGCGACGCCGAAGGGCGTCGGTGGACCCCGCTCCCTGTCATTGCCGCCGTGCGACACagcggtgggtgggcggcggttgcgtgtgtgcgtctatGTGTTGACCTCTTTGCCATGGAATATGGACGCTTTTGTATTGAAACGAATCTTCATCGCCCCTCCGGATGCCCGGCTCCTCTTTCCTCCACCCACCTTCAGGAGAAGCGCTCCACGCGCAACGGAGTATGTGGGCCTACATTTACATCAGCAGGCGGATCGCCACCTGTATTCGTCTCTCGTCGTCTGATCTAATTCTTCTCTTCCCTACGTTTCTCCCTTCCAAAAATGCTGTtcgacgacagcagcggcatctgcgTGTCGTTGCGGGTGTGTCTCTGTGCAAGTTGTTCCTGACCCTGCTCTTCACGCGAGTGTCTCCTGTGTGCCAACGGGGCAAAGCAGAATCAAAGGCAATCGAAAGCCAAGGCGcacagccccctccccccatcaTCTAGCGTCGTCATCATCTTTTCCCTCTCGTACCACCTGTGGCTCACGCTGGCCCTCCTTATCATCTTTTCGTGTATCTGCCCACGCCCCCTCTGCTTACCCAGAGGCCTCCAAAGATGGGCGGCAGGATTTCGCGCGAGCAGATGAATGATTACCGGGAGGTTGTGAAAGATCGCATCTCCGAGGAAGCCATCGGCTTTCTGCACACCCGCTTCATGAAGGCCGCCCCATCTGGGGTCATGACCCCGCTCCTCTTTAAGCAGTACATCGAGAGCGTAGGCATGTTCAAGAATCGTAGAATCCTTCAAGAGCAACGCAGGTGGCAGCAGGGCAGCATCTTCGACAAGTTATGGGCCAGCCGCTACAAAGGGGAAAGGCAGCAGCCGGCTGCCGGGGCCAACGGGGA
The window above is part of the Leishmania donovani BPK282A1 complete genome, chromosome 18 genome. Proteins encoded here:
- a CDS encoding chaperone DNAJ protein, putative yields the protein MEGRPHYEVLCIANFSSAEEVRLAYKSLVLKYHPDKNLGDPTAAERFRAVCRAYEVLSNEETKRKYDLALRAALFEYGPRASGKTGGHGGANPYSMKAPSMSDIYRELYQRQAARASTRNRTSSAPPQSGKASTSQYTKAQQEHFRKRERERQQELRRQRERERKEQRDREREALRREQERQEELLQQRWRLQQQQQKVYPTRGSTRITSTAGAASLSTGTTSDPAAHIDDVNGVSPRMRRGSPRATTEGVRSGIESHAPNTVLLGTPARLTMLARNGVATTPRTFRAYSPLSLSPRPAAKPRCAEAGAPGEPPSSSAWREEETMDAEAVEGGLSTGWYTPLNALVNSGDLEEGAAHYSSCAGSPVGAEEQAMAQSAGVNRAFRTGSAPLLRPASGVARASGVDARSAASAQPSTRNTHTTSEDCSEDGTAAGCGDDGHRTPSSYRPATRITTVNRVAMPSASSTATTPRHWGTPRSFTNFHAAAAASPVSLAASPRGQPITPRCSSSAQMTANGRSHSSSAGAASTEARASQSLHKSSSINGATSRSDPVRASFLHRVRPMPSLADKDKEVLDKKRRERLAKEKERQRSVRLAEEERQFRRLARAAKHQRENAAAISAAAAAAKAEVEEPLSFEKELEYLVHDEASEREQLIEREEQLAWRRLHRQQAKVIQAVLVRRRLAALTTEEMAWRNGLLQVCWVERDRSFLCFYERLDRLYLEGREGRDRRQLVGREAADRYHVRRASQRRSSMATEEASQRRQLSGSAVQAVLGQGVPATEAVDCASSPAAEAKARRSPFPSVYDDAAQLEHRCDAGVRLAGNQPWHQQQSEYQQQHTAEWLPPAALAAQTTSALDAKRGRARSAVSTTAVTDISTTGHLESFLSATGTLEAAPAMADRLSGGSAFARASAQASPYASPKKRSSLDSSSSTDCPAVAVTTSANGETKMLLAGAERRLLMLVSDESRQRSLLVKQQQQEEMALRRRRAMALHCVFAKEKENAVKHAQRCALVEITALRAQLRTLQRQTRRSSSPRSMEGGSSAAAASAASGSPANSVSWKMEPSAVSRHGSPLPMLPRPTSEAAAAACASSPDTARALSVASILTAAAALSGWTALPDSDGEED